In one Chloroflexota bacterium genomic region, the following are encoded:
- a CDS encoding DUF1684 domain-containing protein — MIAANGTGQGDQPVADDHQHGYAAEIERHRAAKDAFFKASPSSPIPASQRPAFSGLPYFPIDPTLRFEGLELEPYHGEAPSAFEIPTSDGQLRPAHRAGSFTFPVGGAPRSLTAYVMDGGRAESLFVPFLDGTSGVETYGAGRYLDLEAEDDGTYALDLNLAYHPYCVYADTYSCPLTPGENRLPIRIEAGERLPAAPAAR, encoded by the coding sequence ATGATCGCGGCGAACGGGACAGGCCAGGGAGATCAGCCAGTGGCGGACGACCACCAACACGGGTACGCGGCGGAGATCGAGCGCCATCGGGCCGCCAAGGACGCGTTCTTCAAGGCGTCACCGTCAAGCCCGATCCCGGCCTCCCAGCGCCCCGCCTTCTCGGGACTGCCGTACTTCCCGATCGATCCCACGCTCCGATTCGAAGGATTGGAGCTCGAGCCATATCACGGGGAAGCACCCTCGGCCTTCGAGATCCCTACCTCGGACGGCCAGCTTCGACCGGCGCATCGAGCGGGCTCGTTCACCTTCCCCGTGGGCGGAGCACCGCGCTCGCTGACAGCGTATGTCATGGACGGGGGACGCGCCGAGTCGCTCTTCGTGCCATTCCTCGATGGCACGAGCGGCGTCGAGACCTACGGCGCCGGACGCTACCTCGATCTCGAGGCGGAGGACGACGGGACGTACGCGCTCGATCTCAACCTTGCGTATCACCCGTACTGCGTCTACGCCGATACCTATTCCTGCCCCCTGACCCCCGGCGAGAACCGTCTGCCGATCCGGATCGAGGCTGGTGAGCGGCTGCCGGCCGCTCCGGCCGCTCGCTGA